The following are encoded in a window of Risungbinella massiliensis genomic DNA:
- a CDS encoding thiamine-binding protein, with translation MANALVSIQILPHTPNGESSIPYVDQAIEVIQASGVPYRVGPLETTMEGQLSDLLQIVAKMNEKMIEAGCPSTLAQVKICYNPQGITMGQLTEKYDQD, from the coding sequence ATGGCAAATGCACTTGTAAGTATTCAGATCTTACCACATACTCCGAACGGAGAGAGTTCGATACCTTATGTGGACCAAGCAATTGAAGTTATTCAGGCATCAGGGGTTCCATATCGGGTGGGGCCGCTCGAAACGACGATGGAAGGTCAGTTATCTGACTTACTACAGATCGTCGCCAAAATGAATGAAAAGATGATCGAAGCAGGATGTCCGAGCACTTTAGCGCAGGTGAAAATTTGTTACAACCCCCAAGGCATTACGATGGGTCAACTGACCGAAAAATATGACCAAGATTAA
- a CDS encoding ABC transporter permease yields the protein MTKIKHLVPPLLFFAILLLGWESAVSVYALEPWMLPAPTVIWKELIDRFPSLTIDIVATMRIAVQGLSIGVLVGTLLALLLHLNRWVYNTLYPLLVITQNIPTITLAPLLILWFGFGDLPKLLIVALVCFFPITISLLSGFRQVDPILHQYLRITGTNRLQLFTKLELPSALPSLFAGLKLAATYSVMGAVISEWLGAEEGLGLVMTTAATSFRTSRVFVVILLIVVLSLIMVGVISLLEKWMIREQRQKKGRGNR from the coding sequence ATGACCAAGATTAAACATCTAGTACCGCCACTCCTCTTTTTTGCCATCCTCCTGTTAGGTTGGGAGTCGGCGGTTTCTGTTTATGCGCTGGAACCTTGGATGTTACCTGCACCAACTGTTATTTGGAAGGAACTGATCGATCGCTTTCCTTCGTTGACAATAGATATTGTAGCGACGATGAGGATCGCTGTTCAAGGTTTGTCTATTGGTGTTTTAGTAGGGACGTTGCTTGCTTTACTGCTACATCTAAACCGTTGGGTATATAACACACTCTATCCACTTTTGGTAATTACTCAGAACATCCCAACGATTACGCTGGCACCTCTTCTGATCCTCTGGTTTGGTTTTGGGGATTTGCCGAAATTGCTAATCGTAGCCTTAGTATGCTTTTTTCCTATTACTATTTCTCTGTTAAGTGGTTTCCGGCAGGTAGATCCGATCCTCCATCAATATTTGCGAATAACAGGTACGAACCGCCTACAACTCTTTACCAAACTGGAACTACCAAGTGCATTGCCAAGTCTATTTGCAGGACTCAAGCTAGCAGCCACCTACAGTGTGATGGGTGCTGTCATCTCTGAATGGTTAGGCGCGGAGGAAGGTTTGGGTCTCGTGATGACGACAGCGGCAACTTCATTCCGAACTTCCCGTGTTTTCGTTGTGATTTTGCTCATTGTAGTTTTGAGTCTCATAATGGTGGGAGTCATTTCTCTGCTTGAGAAATGGATGATACGAGAGCAACGTCAGAAAAAGGGGAGGGGGAATAGATGA
- a CDS encoding ABC transporter ATP-binding protein: MTKKLVCDELSFGYEQHKPILHQLSLYVAEGEFVSLIGPSGSGKSTLFYLLGGLYTPKQGEIELDGRSIIGKRGCIGYVPQQASLLPWRTVEQNVRLSLEIGAHPKKIDVDSLLMHAGLQQVAHAYPHQLSGGMQQRVAFIRALAQNHSLLCLDEPFASLDALTRFQMQRWLMKVLEEESRTVLLITHSIEEALLLSDRIYLLGANPMQVREEFSIPHPREERLKWRESPDFVSWRKKLEELLFEAKSVV; encoded by the coding sequence ATGACCAAGAAGCTAGTTTGCGATGAACTTTCGTTTGGATATGAACAACATAAACCAATCTTGCATCAACTCTCGCTATATGTGGCAGAAGGAGAGTTTGTTTCGCTCATTGGTCCTTCTGGTAGTGGGAAAAGCACCTTATTTTATCTGCTAGGCGGACTCTATACTCCGAAACAGGGAGAAATAGAGTTAGATGGTCGTTCGATCATTGGGAAAAGAGGTTGTATTGGATATGTACCGCAGCAAGCTTCTTTGCTTCCGTGGCGCACAGTTGAACAAAACGTACGACTATCGCTTGAGATCGGAGCACATCCCAAAAAGATAGATGTTGATTCGCTCTTGATGCACGCAGGGTTACAGCAAGTAGCTCATGCCTACCCACATCAATTATCTGGAGGAATGCAACAGCGAGTTGCATTTATCCGTGCTTTGGCTCAAAATCACTCTCTCCTATGTCTGGATGAACCATTTGCTTCGCTTGATGCATTAACTCGTTTTCAGATGCAGAGATGGCTAATGAAAGTATTGGAAGAAGAAAGTAGAACTGTCTTACTCATCACTCACAGTATTGAAGAGGCACTGCTTTTATCAGACAGAATTTATCTGCTAGGCGCCAATCCTATGCAGGTGAGGGAGGAGTTTTCCATTCCTCATCCTAGAGAAGAACGTCTAAAGTGGAGGGAGTCTCCCGATTTTGTATCATGGAGAAAGAAGTTAGAGGAATTATTATTTGAAGCTAAATCAGTAGTTTAA
- the rpsD gene encoding 30S ribosomal protein S4: MARYTGPRWKLSRRLGISLSGTGKELNRRPYAPGQHGPNQRKKLSEYGIQLQEKQKLRLMYGLGEKQFRTLFDKAGKMKGVHGENFMKLLESRLDNLVYRLGLARTRSQARQLVVHGHVTVNGKKVDRPAYQVTPGEVIGLREKSRGLSIVKESLEERSYLPEYVAFDENKLEGSYTRLPDRSELPAEINETLIVEFYSR; this comes from the coding sequence ATGGCACGTTATACTGGCCCACGTTGGAAACTGAGCCGTCGTCTAGGAATCTCCCTCTCGGGAACTGGGAAAGAGCTGAACCGCCGCCCATACGCTCCTGGACAACATGGTCCAAACCAACGCAAAAAACTTTCCGAGTACGGTATCCAACTTCAGGAGAAACAAAAACTTCGTCTGATGTATGGTCTCGGAGAAAAACAATTCCGTACCCTGTTCGACAAAGCAGGCAAAATGAAAGGTGTACACGGGGAGAACTTCATGAAGTTGCTCGAATCCCGTCTGGACAACCTTGTTTATCGCTTGGGTCTTGCTCGTACTCGTAGCCAAGCTCGCCAGCTTGTAGTTCATGGTCACGTAACAGTAAACGGTAAAAAAGTAGACCGTCCTGCTTACCAAGTAACTCCTGGTGAAGTAATCGGTCTTCGTGAAAAAAGCCGTGGCTTGTCCATCGTCAAAGAATCTTTGGAAGAGCGTTCATACCTTCCAGAGTACGTAGCTTTCGACGAAAACAAGCTAGAAGGCTCTTACACTCGCCTGCCAGATCGCAGCGAATTGCCAGCTGAAATCAACGAAACCCTGATCGTAGAGTTCTACTCTCGTTAA
- the trmB gene encoding tRNA (guanosine(46)-N7)-methyltransferase TrmB: protein MRLRRNPNAIPRLQEHPLVINDPHQVKGSWKSLYAKPNQPLYVELGTGKGQFLAKASTQHPDHNWIGIEKIQEPLLQAAEKGTATENTNLRYIWMDIQKLRDVFAPGEVDRFYLHFSDPWPKARHYKRRLTYRDFLAIYAELLAPDGDLILKTDSLSLFDFSLEEFHEMGWTLQDLTRNLHESPWNKWNIQTEYEQKFAGRGMPIHFVRATPPKSTDSMEVEEVEKENE from the coding sequence ATGAGACTGCGCAGAAATCCAAATGCTATCCCACGATTACAAGAACATCCTCTGGTAATCAATGATCCTCATCAGGTTAAAGGATCTTGGAAAAGCCTCTATGCCAAACCAAATCAGCCGCTTTATGTGGAACTCGGAACAGGAAAAGGGCAATTTTTGGCAAAAGCGTCAACGCAACATCCTGACCACAACTGGATCGGGATTGAAAAGATCCAAGAGCCTCTTCTTCAAGCGGCGGAAAAAGGAACGGCTACAGAGAACACCAATCTCCGTTATATTTGGATGGATATCCAAAAACTACGAGATGTATTCGCTCCTGGTGAAGTGGATCGCTTTTACTTGCATTTCAGTGATCCCTGGCCGAAAGCACGTCATTATAAACGACGTCTTACTTATCGGGACTTTCTAGCTATCTATGCTGAGCTACTTGCACCAGACGGCGATCTCATTCTCAAAACAGATAGTCTCTCCCTCTTTGACTTTTCCTTAGAAGAATTCCATGAGATGGGATGGACTTTGCAAGACTTGACTCGCAACCTGCATGAGAGTCCATGGAATAAGTGGAACATCCAGACCGAATATGAGCAAAAATTTGCAGGTCGTGGTATGCCAATTCATTTTGTTCGAGCTACCCCTCCGAAGTCGACAGACAGTATGGAAGTGGAGGAAGTAGAAAAAGAAAACGAGTAA
- a CDS encoding PaaI family thioesterase, producing the protein MMTREKLHHELDDLTPKEVETITHLVQALKRSRKSPLAYVEEMIHYEYVGQDENTGEYLHRMQITNELQNRYQILHGGITATFIDTSLGSTVFQLLGEEAKAVTLDLNIHFLNKGENGWLYAHTKVVKQGKTIIMLECRVVDENHKIIATASSTFFHIK; encoded by the coding sequence ATGATGACGAGGGAAAAACTACACCATGAATTAGACGATTTAACACCTAAAGAAGTAGAAACGATCACTCATTTAGTTCAAGCATTAAAACGTTCACGCAAAAGTCCTTTGGCTTATGTAGAAGAAATGATTCACTACGAATATGTAGGACAAGATGAGAATACAGGGGAATACCTTCACCGCATGCAGATTACGAATGAACTTCAGAACCGTTACCAAATCTTGCATGGAGGGATTACTGCTACTTTTATTGATACATCTTTAGGCTCAACAGTCTTTCAATTACTTGGGGAAGAAGCAAAAGCGGTCACATTGGACCTTAACATCCATTTTTTAAACAAAGGTGAAAATGGATGGCTCTATGCACACACCAAGGTAGTGAAACAAGGTAAAACCATCATCATGTTAGAATGTAGAGTGGTCGATGAGAACCATAAAATTATCGCAACTGCTTCTTCTACCTTTTTTCATATAAAGTAG
- a CDS encoding NUDIX hydrolase, giving the protein MGKPLTIAAKAILFDEGKVLVLRRSPQERKNRESHLWDFPGGSVEPEEPIMEALAREIKEETGLEVKVVAPAYVYDEVQEEKHLVLLKFACDQPIGEVQLSEEHDLFLWVPIDELEETPFPDWMKEEIKKAYRVYTELRN; this is encoded by the coding sequence ATGGGCAAACCGCTCACCATTGCAGCAAAAGCGATCCTCTTTGACGAAGGAAAAGTTCTCGTATTGCGACGTTCTCCACAAGAAAGAAAAAACAGAGAGTCTCATTTATGGGATTTTCCTGGTGGATCGGTAGAACCAGAAGAGCCAATTATGGAGGCTCTTGCTCGAGAGATCAAAGAAGAGACGGGGCTAGAGGTAAAAGTAGTTGCACCCGCATATGTATATGACGAAGTGCAAGAAGAAAAGCATCTAGTCCTACTCAAATTTGCCTGTGATCAACCAATTGGAGAAGTTCAACTGAGCGAAGAGCATGATCTGTTTTTATGGGTTCCAATCGATGAATTGGAGGAAACTCCATTTCCGGATTGGATGAAAGAAGAGATCAAGAAAGCCTACCGGGTTTATACGGAGTTGCGAAATTAA
- the nagA gene encoding N-acetylglucosamine-6-phosphate deacetylase, producing MGKIAWTHANIYTEVGWLTDAYLLTEGGKIQEIGEMTHYQGDADQTISLEGKGLLLPGMIDVHIHGTDGADTMDATPEALTTMAKALGQEGTTSFLATTITQEKEAISRALANAADFIETQPTSGQAECLGIHLEGPFINPKMAGAQPIEHITPPDIFQMKEWQEIAKNHIRLITMAPEEENALDLIRYLAETGVVASIGHTSATYQQVREAIAAGATHVTHLYNQMRGLHHREPGVVGAAMLSDELMVEMIVDGIHIDPKMVKLAYDQISADRTVLVTDSMRAKCLRNGKYDLGGQEVTVENGEARLSNGSLAGSILKMKDAIWHMREFAGASLEELVQISSTNAAKELGVWDRKGSIAVGKDADFVWLTDELELEMTVSRGEISYQRSTETTNGTN from the coding sequence ATGGGCAAAATCGCATGGACGCATGCTAATATTTATACAGAAGTAGGTTGGCTTACAGATGCTTATCTCCTCACAGAAGGTGGAAAAATTCAGGAAATCGGCGAAATGACCCATTATCAGGGAGATGCGGACCAAACGATCTCATTAGAAGGAAAAGGCCTCCTCTTGCCTGGGATGATTGATGTACATATACATGGAACCGATGGTGCTGATACGATGGACGCTACACCAGAAGCGTTAACCACAATGGCGAAAGCTCTGGGGCAAGAAGGAACTACTAGTTTTTTGGCTACAACTATCACGCAAGAAAAAGAAGCGATCAGCCGAGCACTTGCAAATGCAGCTGATTTTATCGAGACACAACCTACCTCTGGACAGGCGGAGTGCCTAGGAATTCATTTGGAAGGACCTTTTATTAATCCGAAAATGGCGGGCGCTCAGCCAATTGAGCATATCACTCCTCCTGATATATTTCAGATGAAAGAATGGCAAGAGATAGCGAAAAATCATATACGTCTCATTACGATGGCTCCAGAAGAGGAGAATGCTCTTGATTTGATTCGGTATTTAGCTGAGACTGGAGTAGTTGCCTCGATTGGCCATACAAGTGCTACCTACCAGCAAGTACGTGAAGCGATTGCAGCAGGTGCAACCCATGTAACTCATTTATACAACCAGATGAGAGGACTTCATCACCGTGAACCAGGTGTGGTGGGTGCAGCGATGCTATCAGATGAACTAATGGTTGAAATGATCGTAGATGGAATCCACATCGATCCGAAAATGGTAAAGCTTGCTTATGATCAGATTTCGGCGGATCGAACAGTCTTAGTCACTGATTCGATGAGAGCGAAATGTTTGCGGAATGGGAAGTATGACCTAGGCGGACAAGAAGTAACCGTAGAAAATGGGGAGGCAAGGCTGTCCAATGGGTCTCTAGCAGGCAGTATTCTCAAAATGAAAGATGCAATTTGGCATATGAGAGAGTTTGCCGGTGCAAGCTTAGAAGAACTGGTTCAGATCTCTTCTACCAACGCTGCCAAAGAATTGGGTGTTTGGGACCGAAAAGGGAGTATTGCAGTAGGAAAAGACGCTGATTTTGTATGGTTAACGGATGAATTAGAACTAGAAATGACAGTAAGTCGTGGAGAAATATCATATCAAAGGAGTACAGAAACGACCAATGGAACTAATTAA
- the nagB gene encoding glucosamine-6-phosphate deaminase, translating into MELIKAKDYREMCKLAAEKMIKLVMEKPNAVLGLATGSTPLGTYGFLKQDYEQNGTSYQQVTTFNLDEYVGLDGSHPQSYRYFMNKNLFSGIDIQLDNTYVPSGQVENMEEECLNYESLLRTKGPIDLQLLGIGRNGHIGFNEPGTSFQTNTHVVELTESTREANKRFFDSIEEVPTHAITMGISSIMESNEILLLVSGESKAPIVRDLFEKEQTEEIPATVLKSHPNVTVIADEEALSLLTEKV; encoded by the coding sequence ATGGAACTAATTAAAGCAAAAGATTATCGAGAGATGTGCAAATTAGCTGCAGAAAAAATGATCAAGTTAGTGATGGAAAAACCAAATGCTGTTTTAGGTCTAGCAACTGGCTCTACCCCATTGGGAACGTATGGATTTTTAAAGCAAGATTATGAGCAAAATGGTACTTCTTATCAACAGGTGACCACGTTTAATTTAGATGAGTATGTGGGATTGGACGGATCGCATCCTCAAAGTTATCGATACTTTATGAATAAGAATTTGTTTTCTGGGATCGACATCCAACTGGATAACACCTATGTACCAAGTGGACAAGTAGAGAACATGGAAGAAGAGTGTCTGAACTATGAATCACTGCTACGTACAAAAGGTCCAATAGACTTACAACTACTTGGGATTGGACGCAATGGTCATATTGGATTTAATGAACCAGGTACGTCATTTCAGACCAATACGCATGTTGTAGAGCTAACGGAATCGACTCGTGAAGCAAACAAACGCTTCTTTGACTCAATCGAAGAAGTTCCAACTCATGCGATTACGATGGGAATCTCTTCGATTATGGAAAGCAACGAAATTCTTTTATTAGTAAGCGGTGAGAGTAAAGCACCGATTGTTCGGGATCTATTTGAAAAGGAACAGACAGAAGAAATTCCAGCCACCGTACTCAAAAGTCATCCCAATGTGACGGTTATTGCGGATGAGGAAGCATTGTCTTTGTTAACGGAAAAAGTATAA
- a CDS encoding spore germination protein has translation MRNFINLIEKLSKDKEQKINEQQPTKLIYKSLSKNLEIIKITLGNCSDLIVREFQLGKTNVKAAIFYLDGLVNINYIQENILKSLMADVKNVTNTDGDPDQTNIIAYLKNHILTVGETKKVFDFKLLYHSLLSGDTILLIDGQNQGLISSTREWKERGVQESSTQSVVKGSKESFTETMRTNTALVRRRIKDTHLRIDTRQIGRVTKTDVAVLYIDGIADEKVVKEVFSRLDSIDIDAILDSGYIEELIEDTTYTPFPTTYSTELPDTVAAGLLEGRVAIMVDGTPFALLVPGLFVHFFHSNEDYYQRFDISTFVRILRFIAFVMALLVPSIYIAVTTYHQEMIPTSLLISLAAQRDGVPFPALFEAMMMEFTFEVLREAGLRLPKNVGSAISIVGALVLGQAAVQAGLISAAMVIVVSLTAISSFMFPSYTMSFPVRILRFIFMGLAGFIGLLGVGLGLIALIFHLCSLRSFGVPYMAPFGPYIQEDQKDAIFRFPRGKLFSRPRLISHQNRVRIKMKH, from the coding sequence ATGAGAAATTTCATTAATCTAATAGAAAAGCTATCAAAAGACAAAGAACAAAAAATCAACGAACAACAACCAACAAAGTTAATTTACAAGAGTCTTTCTAAGAATTTAGAGATTATTAAAATTACACTTGGGAATTGTAGCGACCTAATTGTCCGCGAATTTCAGCTCGGTAAAACCAATGTCAAAGCAGCAATCTTTTATTTAGATGGTTTGGTGAACATTAATTATATTCAAGAAAATATATTGAAATCATTAATGGCAGATGTAAAGAATGTCACAAATACAGACGGTGATCCAGATCAAACAAATATCATCGCGTATTTAAAAAATCATATACTGACAGTTGGAGAAACAAAAAAAGTTTTTGACTTTAAACTGTTGTATCATTCGCTTTTGTCTGGAGACACAATTTTATTAATTGATGGGCAAAACCAAGGTTTAATCTCTAGTACGAGAGAGTGGAAAGAGCGTGGAGTGCAAGAATCCAGTACGCAGAGTGTAGTAAAAGGATCGAAAGAGAGCTTTACCGAAACAATGCGTACTAATACGGCTCTCGTTCGCCGGAGAATAAAAGATACACATTTGAGGATCGATACTAGACAGATTGGTAGAGTTACCAAAACAGATGTTGCTGTTCTATATATAGACGGAATTGCCGATGAAAAAGTAGTCAAAGAAGTTTTCTCTCGCTTGGATTCTATTGATATTGATGCCATTTTGGATAGTGGATATATCGAAGAGCTAATCGAAGATACGACATATACTCCATTTCCAACTACTTATTCTACGGAACTTCCTGATACAGTTGCAGCAGGGTTACTAGAAGGTCGGGTTGCCATCATGGTAGATGGGACTCCGTTTGCTCTTTTGGTTCCTGGACTATTTGTCCATTTTTTTCACTCCAATGAAGACTATTACCAACGATTTGATATTAGTACCTTTGTTCGCATTCTCCGTTTTATCGCTTTTGTGATGGCTCTGCTAGTTCCATCCATTTATATTGCAGTTACTACTTATCATCAAGAAATGATTCCCACTTCCCTCTTAATCAGTTTAGCTGCTCAACGTGATGGAGTACCTTTTCCGGCTCTTTTTGAGGCGATGATGATGGAGTTTACCTTTGAAGTTTTGCGGGAGGCTGGACTGCGTCTGCCCAAAAACGTTGGTTCTGCCATTTCTATTGTGGGTGCATTAGTACTTGGTCAAGCCGCTGTACAGGCTGGTTTAATTTCAGCGGCAATGGTAATTGTCGTGTCCCTCACGGCGATTAGTAGCTTTATGTTTCCCTCTTATACGATGTCGTTTCCTGTAAGAATTCTAAGATTTATCTTTATGGGTCTAGCGGGTTTTATAGGTCTGTTGGGAGTTGGCTTGGGTTTGATTGCACTTATTTTTCACTTATGTAGTCTGCGGTCATTTGGAGTTCCGTATATGGCGCCCTTTGGCCCTTACATTCAAGAAGATCAAAAAGATGCTATCTTCCGTTTTCCTCGAGGGAAACTATTTTCTCGCCCTCGATTGATTAGTCATCAAAACCGAGTTCGAATTAAGATGAAGCACTAG
- a CDS encoding Ger(x)C family spore germination protein has translation MNRRNLFLCILLLLFMTTGCWSKKELNELAIMSGVGIDKTEDGEFQLTAQVILPSEIATQTGGGNRTPVVIYKETGKTIFETVRKLTKYSPRKLYWSHLRVIVFGEALAKEGIAKAIDFISRDHEMRTDFYLLVAKGTSAEQILKVQTPLEKIPGMKVYKSLETSEKVWAPTKGTNLDELISNLSGEGRNPVLTGVLLKGDPSQGMELSNVERTDPSAKIQLDELAVFKKDRLVGYLNEEESKGYNYIEGNVKSTIVNVPCNSGIAAIEIIRTDTKVKGKYNNGKPSIQIETKLQGNVGEVECDLEFTNPKIMSELETKVKQDIQEKMEVAVKKTQTEFQSDIFGFGDKIEQADPKAWKNLQKKWEKEFPDLDVQIKVTAELEHTGTTSESVSKQKQE, from the coding sequence ATGAATCGAAGAAATCTATTCTTGTGTATTCTGCTGCTTCTATTTATGACAACAGGGTGTTGGAGTAAAAAGGAACTAAATGAACTGGCAATCATGAGCGGAGTTGGGATTGACAAAACCGAAGATGGTGAATTTCAGCTAACGGCACAAGTGATATTACCTTCTGAAATAGCTACCCAAACAGGTGGAGGCAATCGTACTCCAGTTGTTATTTACAAGGAAACTGGCAAAACCATTTTTGAGACAGTGCGAAAATTAACCAAATACTCTCCGCGAAAACTATATTGGTCCCACTTGCGGGTTATTGTGTTTGGAGAGGCTTTGGCAAAAGAAGGAATTGCCAAAGCGATCGATTTTATATCAAGAGATCACGAAATGCGAACCGATTTTTATTTATTGGTAGCTAAAGGTACATCAGCTGAGCAAATATTAAAAGTGCAAACGCCCTTGGAAAAAATCCCAGGTATGAAAGTATATAAGTCTCTTGAAACGTCTGAAAAGGTGTGGGCACCAACAAAAGGGACCAACTTGGATGAATTGATTTCTAATTTGTCAGGTGAAGGAAGGAATCCAGTCTTAACAGGAGTTCTCCTAAAAGGAGATCCATCTCAAGGGATGGAGCTTTCTAATGTGGAAAGAACGGATCCTTCCGCTAAGATCCAGCTCGATGAATTAGCTGTATTTAAAAAAGATCGGCTAGTAGGTTATTTAAATGAGGAGGAAAGTAAAGGCTATAACTATATAGAGGGCAATGTGAAGAGTACGATTGTCAATGTACCATGTAATAGTGGAATCGCGGCAATCGAGATTATTCGTACCGATACGAAGGTAAAGGGAAAATATAACAATGGGAAGCCGTCCATTCAGATCGAAACGAAATTACAGGGAAATGTGGGCGAAGTAGAGTGTGATCTGGAATTTACTAATCCCAAAATCATGAGTGAGTTGGAAACAAAAGTAAAACAAGATATTCAAGAGAAAATGGAAGTAGCAGTTAAGAAAACGCAAACAGAATTTCAAAGCGATATCTTTGGTTTTGGAGATAAAATAGAACAGGCTGACCCAAAAGCATGGAAAAATCTACAGAAAAAATGGGAAAAAGAATTTCCTGATCTTGACGTCCAAATCAAGGTGACAGCCGAACTAGAACATACAGGAACCACTTCAGAATCAGTTTCGAAACAAAAACAGGAGTAA
- a CDS encoding GerAB/ArcD/ProY family transporter: MKQIEKVNVRQMTIFVVLFFIGTTILVQPSTLASIAKQNAWIAVILGVFVSLWIVWLYSRIAMIFPDKNFSAGLEWLLGKWIGKLVSILYIFYFICVSADLLSIIGNFFTTQMIPETPAVAIHVVFMTVIAFGVRLGIKTLARSAEIFFVVFFFLFFIIVFTLFPELEIDKIQPVLEQGIKPTIHAMLTFISGCSLTMFTFLYILSSINNAQAIQKSLMKGTIIGGIVMLIITALCILVLGSFFTERNIYPTYVLAKKISIGNLERIEVIIAGMWMITILFKASLYFYALMMSIKQMFRLTDYRPVVLPISMITVVLSLIIFPNYVYMSYFNTTVWIPYVLTLGFVVPFLVWIIGKRKQIRENKKGLPRGKGLSG, encoded by the coding sequence ATGAAACAAATCGAAAAAGTGAATGTACGTCAAATGACGATCTTCGTTGTCCTATTTTTTATTGGGACAACGATTCTTGTCCAGCCTTCCACACTAGCATCGATAGCAAAACAAAATGCTTGGATTGCTGTTATTTTGGGAGTGTTTGTTAGCTTATGGATCGTCTGGTTATATTCAAGGATAGCCATGATTTTTCCGGATAAAAACTTTTCAGCTGGCTTAGAATGGCTCTTAGGGAAATGGATTGGAAAATTGGTTTCGATCCTATATATTTTTTACTTTATATGTGTTTCAGCTGATTTATTGTCGATTATTGGCAATTTTTTTACCACTCAAATGATACCTGAAACACCTGCGGTTGCAATCCATGTTGTTTTTATGACCGTTATTGCTTTTGGAGTTCGGCTTGGGATTAAAACCTTAGCTCGTTCAGCTGAAATCTTTTTCGTTGTATTTTTTTTCCTTTTTTTCATCATTGTATTTACTCTATTTCCTGAGTTAGAAATAGATAAGATCCAACCCGTTTTAGAACAAGGGATAAAACCAACTATACATGCGATGTTAACTTTTATAAGTGGTTGTTCATTAACCATGTTTACGTTTCTATATATCTTATCTTCTATAAATAATGCCCAAGCAATCCAAAAGAGTCTGATGAAAGGCACGATCATCGGTGGAATAGTAATGCTCATCATCACTGCTTTATGTATCTTAGTTCTAGGAAGCTTTTTTACAGAAAGGAATATTTATCCTACTTATGTTTTAGCGAAGAAAATTAGTATTGGAAATTTGGAGAGAATTGAGGTTATCATCGCGGGGATGTGGATGATTACGATCTTATTTAAAGCTTCCCTTTACTTTTATGCTTTAATGATGAGTATCAAACAGATGTTTAGATTAACAGACTATCGTCCAGTAGTACTTCCGATTAGTATGATTACAGTGGTTTTATCGCTTATTATTTTTCCAAATTATGTTTATATGAGCTATTTTAATACAACCGTTTGGATTCCTTATGTGTTAACACTTGGTTTTGTTGTTCCATTTTTGGTCTGGATTATAGGGAAACGAAAACAGATTCGAGAAAATAAGAAGGGGCTTCCTCGT